A segment of the Nostoc sp. TCL26-01 genome:
TGCCTTGCGCGTCCTAGAAAACGATAGCGCCCGCAGGATTGAGCAAAACCAAGTTTTCGCAGTCTTTGAAGACGAAGCCCAGGATTCTAGCCCTTTACAGACACAATTGTTAGAGATTTTGGCAAGTGATAAAGTTGAGGAACAAGGGGAAAATCCCTTCTCTCCATCCCTCACTCCCTCACTCCCTCACTCCCTCACTCCGTTATTCAACCTAGTCCGAGTCGGTGATCCCAACCAAGCCATTAACTCGACCTTTACCCCAGCTGATCCGATTTATTTTCGGGAATTTTGCCAAGAGTGCGATCGCTCTGGCAGACTAGCAACAATGGATCAAGCTGGGCGTAGTGCTGAGACAATTATTGCTGCTGCTAATTTTGTGCTGGAATGGGTGAATGGTTTTTATGGCGCGAAAAATCAAAAGTCACCTCATCAAATCGTTTCCACACCCTTTAGTCTGCAAAAAATTCGTCCCGTCCATCAAACCAGCGTTAACCCAGCCCAAGTCGGAAGAGGATTAGAGCTACATACTCCCCGTGATATTTATCACACAATTGAACTACTCGCTCAAAGGGTAGTTGAGTTATTCGGTGCAGATATGACAAAAAATGCGGCTGTGCTGGTGCGAGAGAATCGCCAGGGACGTTGGTTAGCAGAAGCCCTTGCACCTGTATGTAAAGAGCATGATATTATCCTGTTTGATGTAGGAGAAAGCGATCGCCGTTCTCATGTTCCTCAAGAGATATTAGCATTATTGCAGTTTTGCGATCGCCCCCATTCTCCCGATTATCTCAAAGCCGCCTTAGAAGTCTTAGTCAAGCGGCAATTAATTCCCACCCAAGACTTGAACGTCCTAGCTAGTCTACCAGAAGAATTTATCTATCCTGGGCCGCTAGCTCCACCCCCAGCAGAGCCAGTACAAAAAGCCTCTCATCTGTGTCGTAGTTTACTCCGCGCTCGTTTAGAACTACCTCTATATCAAATCATTTCCTTCCTAGCTTTAACACTAAATTACGACCAAGCCGAACTTGCCACAGCTGATAAACTCTCAGAACGGGTAAATCAACAAATCGCTGGGAATAACTCAATGGGGGAAATGCTCTCAGTTTTGAGTGAAATAGTCAATTCCGAAAGGTTTGAACCAGTGGAAACAGACGACGCAGAAGCTCGCTACACCCGCAATGGGCAATTGACGATTATTACTATGCACAAAGCCAAAGGGCTAGACTGGAATTATGTTTTTCTCCCCTTCCTCCATGAAAACTTAATTCCTGGACGGTTTTGGGTTCCTCCTCAAAGTCAGTTTTTAGGTGACTTTACCTTATCAGAAGTGGCTCGCGCCCAAATTCGCGCAGCCCTCCACGGCGAAACTGAAATCCCAGAAGTAACACCAGCGTGGGAACAAGCCAAGCACCTGAAAACGGCTGAGGAATATCGTTTACTTTATGTAGCCATGACACGAGCAAAACAGCTATTGTGGATGTCGGCAGCACAAAAAGCACCATTTACCTGGAGTAAACCAGAAAATTTACAAGAACAAGCTCCTTGTCCAGCCTTTTTTGCCTTAAAACGCCAATTCCCTGAAAATGTGGTGTCTTCGTCCTCATAGTCATTACTATTGGCAGTTCCACAAATGAACCACCAATATCTAACCGAGCATTTTGCCCAAAAATGATGCCACTAGGAGTAAAAATAAATTATGACCTTTTTCAATACCATTAAAAATTACCTATATCTAGTTTTAAGTTAGTATTGCCATTTGAGGTGTTATTAATCACATGATTAACTTTTAGTCACCCCCGCACAGGTTAATGATTGTTGTACAAAAGCCGGAGACTTAGAAGCAACTAACTCGATTTTGCCTTGACCATTACGATGCCAAGAAGTAGCTTGGATAATAGCTTTTGGAGAGTGAGGAATTTGTGCTGTGGCTGTGCGAGTTTGGCGGAATGCAGAGAGATCACGGATATCAGACCAAGAGCGTAGGTGTAGCCCGTCGTAGACATCGCTCGTCACTTGTTGAGTAGGATTTTGCGGTACACCACCCCGTCCCGTAGCGACAAAACTACTACCACTATTTGCAGAACAACCTGTAGCAATAAGCTTAGATGGATCGATGACATTCTCTGATAATTGCACTAAACCAGAGTTGGGGTCAACGCCAAAATTATTGATATTTACCGTACCGCTTACCCCAAATTGAGAACTGGCAGTGATATCATTTTCTGGAGTCGATTGAATCCGATATTTCAAACCAAAAATACCCTGAGTATTAATGTTAATATTACCGCCTTGACCTTGAAAAGCATTGGCAACAATGTCACTATTCTCTAAGCCGAGAACAATTGGTGAATTGATCGCAATGTTGCCGCCGTTACCTGTGCCACCTGCGGTTGCAGTCAAGTTGCTACCATGACGCATAATTAAAATATTATTTTGCAGATTAATGCTGCCACCCTCACCGGATTTAGTCGTGGCTATAATACTACCAGTGCGATCGAGGGAAATCTGATCTGCATTGATATCAAGGTTACCAGCATTGCCAATTCCTTGATGGTCAACTCCCACAATAGCACCATCCGTAATTTGCAAATCCGAGGTGTTGATGATCAGGTTACCTGAGTTGCCAGTGGGAAAAGCCGGTAAATTAAATATATTCTGAAAGGCGAGCGAAAGTATTTCTGCTCTAGCACCTATGCGGCTAGGGGTTCCAGAGATTGCTCCCCTGCCATGTACTGTAATATTAGGCACATTAACCACCAAAGAACCAGCATCACCCAGCCCTAATGTCGTATTTGAGACAGAACCACCATCCTGCACTACTAACTTAGGTGCATTGATGGTCAATTGACCAACATTTCCACGGTTTAACGTGGTCGCTAATAATGAACTAGGAACAAGGTAGCTTTCGCCTGTCACTTCAATCAGTTCCGAAGCATTGATCGTGCTATTACCTGCATTTCCAGTGCCGATACTAGCTGTGAGCAGCGTCGCACCCTCAAACACTTGCAATCGTCTGGTTTTGATTTGGACTTCCCCTCCTCTACCTCGGACAAAACTACCAGTTATGGCAGTGATCGAACTGTTAAGACCGGGATCGATAGATGATTTGCCTTGTAGTCGAATCAAATCGGTAACGTCTACAGAGACATTTCCCCCGACTGCAGCACCAAAATAGTAAGAGATAATTCTGGCTCCATCTTGCAACAATACCTGTGGTGCAGAAACTACCAAATCGCCTCCCATACCAGTGCCGATCGCAGTGGTCTGTAAATAAGTGTTAAAAAATCCATAAGTGCCAACTCCCTTTAGTTCCAATAACTCACTGGCTTTAACGATAATATCGCCTGAATCTTGATTCCCCTGACTGTTTAAGAGCGCCGCAGAACCATCATTGAGACTAATATTTCGCCCTTGGAACTGAATTGAACCAGCAGGTGTCCCACTACCATCAGCAAGGGCTTGATGCGAAAACCGGATATCCCCGAACTGCTGGACATTGGTATAGTCAAAGCTCCACATCGGTAAGTGAGTATTAAGATTAACCATACCGCTATTGACACTACTAAGTTCAATGTGGCCGGAGGGGGCAGTTAAGACACCGCCATCTAAACTGATCTCGCTCCCGATCAATGCTAGGGTATTGCCAAAGGAAACACTTAATCCAACGGGATTATTGCTCCGGACTGGGGGATTAAATCGACTAGGACCCAATCGGTGTCCAGTATTTTCGACAGTAATCTTTCCGGGGGTTTGCCCCATTTGCAATCCGATTGGCACACTCATTGTTAATAAAGGTGTTGCTCCAGGATTAGTTGCATTAAATTCTGTCCCATCGGCAAACTTAATCCTATTGGCAGTCGTTGCCACAAATGAACCACTAATATCTAACTTAGCATTTTGACCAAATACAATCCCGTTGGGATTCATTAAAAACAAACTGACGGGATTATTACTATTGAGAGTTTGAATTAAGCCATCAATATGAGAAATATTGCCACCCGTAACCCGACTAAATATAGTTGTAATATTCGGTGTGTTTTTTAAATCAAATCTCGCCGAGCTACCTGTCGGTACAGAAAAATTACTGAAGCTGTGAAATAAATTATTACCTTTTTCAATACCATTAATAATATTAAAATTGTTACCACTTTGGTTGACAGTGGTGTTGGTAGTACCATCGGATGTTACTTGAGCGATCGCCTCTCTCATCATCCCTAAATTTAATAACCCAGTTGCTAATATGAATAGAAAGGGTACGACTCTCATTACCAACAATTTCCTTTAGCTGATTTAAACTTAGAGTTCCCATTCAGAAGATGATTAACAACATGATTAACTGTTGGTAACAGCAGCACAGGTTAATGATGATTGCACCTGAGTTGGAGATTTTTCGGCAATTAACTCAATTTTTCCTTGGGCATTGCGATGCCAAGAAGTAGCTGAGATGAGAATCTGTGATTGTCCTAGTGTTTGTGCCGTCAGTTGATGAGTTTTTCTATATGCAGAGATGTTGCGGATATCTAACCAAGTGCTGCGGCGTAGCCCATCGTAGACATCGCTCCTCACATCTTGTGTGGGATTTTGTGGTATTCCACCTCGCCCTGTAGCGACAAAACTACTAGTATTATTATTAGAACAGCCTGTAGCAATTTGTTGTGATGAGTCTGTCAAATTTTCTGGCAATTCTATCAAGCCAGAATTAGGGTCAACACTGATATTATTGATTTGTACTGTACCACTGACACCAAACTGCGAACTAGCAGTAATATCGTTTTCAGCAGTCGGTTTTGGACGATATTGTAAGCCGATGGTTCCTTGTGTGGTGATTTGAATATTACCTCCACGTCCTTGGACTGCATTGGCAACAATGTCGCTGTTTTCTAGTCCCACAATGATGGGTGAATTGATGTTAAGGTTACCACCATTACCATTACCGCCTGCGGTGGCGGTGATTTGGCTGTTGTCGCGCAGATGCAATAACTTGCCAACTGCTAGGTTGATGTTACCCCCATTACCAGATGTAGTCTTTGCTTGGATGAAAGCTTGATTCTTTAATTCGATACTATCTGCGGCGAGGTTGATACTACCACCATTGCCACTACCATCGTTAGTAACGCTCACAGCTCCGCCATCTTTCACCGTCAGGTTTGATGTCGTGATGCTCACAGTACCTGCATTACCGATAGGTGTACCATAGAACACATTAAATCGTTTCTGTAATGTTGGGCTTAGGCTCACGACGGACGAGGTGATGCTGCTATTGCTGATGCCGCTATTATTTATTACTTGATTACTACCAATAATTTGGATGGATTCTGTGGCATTTATCTTGATATCTCCGCCATGACCGGCAGCAAACGAACTTGTCGTAATTGCTCCCCCATCTAGCAGATACAACCTAGCTGTATCCAGTGTGATGGTTTTGGCGTTTCCTAGACTGAAGGCAGTTGAGCTAATTCTAGTACCCATAGGTGCTGAGTTGCTTCCCTTGACGGTAGTGTCCATGTTGCGAATGACAACTTGACCACTGTCACCGCTACCACGAGATATGGAAGACAGCCCTGCACCATCGGATACTAGTAAACTATCGCCATTCACGAAGACATTACCTGCGTTTCCAGAACCGAAGGTACTAGTGTTAATTACGCTACCAGTTGAATTGATGGGCGAGAACCCAGATATCTCCAGCACTGAGGCATCCACCTGGACATTGCCACTGATAGCTGTTCCGTAAGTATTATTATTTAATGCTGCTCCCTGCTGAAGGCTGAATCGGGGAGTAATGACGCTGATGTTCCCACTTCTGCCAGGGCCTAAAGTTTCACTACGAATGCCGGTGAGTGTACCAGTCAGGTCGATTCCTACTGATGCCTGAAGATGTATGTTGCCACCAGGAAGATTACCGAAATTTTGTGCTAGTACTAGAGAGCTATCAGTAAGTTGAATGTGTTTACCCTGCACCTGAACGGAACCTGCATTTATTCCACTAACATTTAGTAGAGATTTCTGGGCAAGTTGAATGTCACCAAAAGTTTGTCCATTGTTATACTCCAGTGTATAACCTTGCGTGGTTGGCACGAGGCTAACTAACCCTGCCTCACCCAAACTACCCAATTCAATTCGTCCTTGTTCAGCAGTTAGATTTGCGCCATCTAAATTTAGAGTACCACCAAGCAAGGCCAGGGTTTTTCCAGGCTGTACCTGTAGTTGCGTGAGACTAGGAGTACGAGTGATAGGAGTCCGACTATTGCTAAGGGTTAAGGTATGCCCTGTACCTTGAACTTGTATTGGTGAGGGATGATTACCGATCTGCAAGCCAATGGGTACACTCATCGTTAACAACGGTAAAGTACCAGGATTGGTGGCACTAAACTCTGTGCGATCGCTAAACTTAATACTACTTGCTGTTGTCCCCACAAACGAACCGCTAATATTCAACGCAGCGTTTTGACCAAAGATAATCCCCGCCGGATTGATTAAAAATAAACTTACTGGGTTATTGCTATTTAGCGTCTGAATTAACCCATCAATATGAGAAAGATTGCCACCTGTTACCCGACTAAATATAGTTGTGATGTTTGATGTGTTGGTTAAATCAAAACTAGCAGAGCCACCTGTAGGCACTGAGAAATTACTGAAACTATGAAATAAATTATTACCTTTTTCAATACCGTTAAGTATATGAAAATTATTACCACTTTGATTGACAATAGTGTTAGTAGTACCATCAGATGCTACTTGAGCGTTGGCGCAGCCACTCGAAAGGAGTATCGCGTTCAGCATCAGTTCTGGAGTGAGTAACCCACTTATCACTATCAATATAAAGGGTACTACTTTCATCACCAACAATTTCCTTAACTAGATTTAAGGTTAGTGTTCCCTTTCAAGGGATGATTGAATACATATATATTGTTGAATCACCAGCTTTTTATTGTGTAAAAAAGCTGGTATTTTGATGTGGATAATTTATCGAACAGAATTCAGAAATCAAGAGTCAGAATGGGCTAAACGCCCCGCTACCGCTAACAGCATGAATTGGAGTCCCACACTTCGACCGACTCCGTACATCGCTGGGTGATAGCGTAGCGGTAGCGAGTCTGCGAGCGTCTGACTATTGGTTTAAAACCTTACTACGTCCCGCTACGCGCTTTCGTCCCTAGTCGGTGAAAAAAAATAAAATTTTCCGTAATATTTCTGATGACAATTGAATAATGATTTAGCATGAACGTTCGCTAAGTTTGAGATTCCCTATTAATGATGAGATTAAAAATGAACAGGTGTGTAGATTCTAACAGGCTGTTGTGGCGTTTTGTGCCTACTTTTAGCCGCTACAGCTTGACTATTTTGCTGAGTGTGGTGATTTTGGCTGAGTCTGTTGCTGCCCAATCAGGCATGATACATTTGCAGTTAGCACAACAGTCGAGAACAACGTCACAAAATGCCGAGGGACAAAGACTGTTACAGGAAGCGAGTAAACTATTAGAGCAAGGAACAGCAGAGTCGAGACAACAAGCGATCGCTAAATATGAGCAAGCCCTGAAAATCTGGAGAGAAACAGGCGATCGCAATTTTGAGGCTACCACACTTTTGAGCATTGGTACACTCTATTTAATTCAAGGTGGCAACCAAAAGGCTTTAGATTATTTTAATCAGGGACTCACCATTAGACGTGAACTCAAAGATCGTGTGGGCGAAGCGATTATGCTGTATTCTATTGCAGGTTCTCTAGCTAATTTGGGTGAGAGGACAAAAGCTGTCACATACTATAATCAAGCGCTAGCATTATTTCGGGACGAGAAAAAGCCGGATTTGGCAGCACAAACTCTCGTTAGTCTGGGTGGAGTTTACTTTAAGTTGGGTGATACTAAGCAATCTCTTGATGTTTTTAATCAAGCCCTAGCAATTCAACGAAATCAAAATAATCAGGATGGACAAGCTGATATTCTCCAAACCATCGGCTTAATTTACACTCAAGTCGGTGAATCAGCAAAAGCTTTAGATGCTCTCAATCAAGCATTACAAATTCAACAGCAAAGAAAAGATTTATTAGGACAAGCAAAAATACTGGATTCCCTGGGTATCCTTTACTTTTCCATTGGTGATTCAGAAAAAGCTTTTAACTCTTTAAATCAATCTTTAGCATTACAACGTCAAGTCCAAGGAACTCTTTCTGGCACAGCTTTAGTCTTTAATCTGACACAACAAGCCTCAACTTTCATGGTACTAGCTGGTGCTTATACTTCATCAGGTGAACCACAAAAAGCGG
Coding sequences within it:
- a CDS encoding ATP-dependent helicase, producing the protein MSDVNFTATVPLTSPQTPQMSSAAILQEKIAAICQNLRPGQRQMADWQSGPLAVSAVPGAGKSTGMAAAAAIAIARQYQLALASRPSSRRQLVVVTFTRSAAANIKLKIRDYLKQLSLPQIGFAVYTLHGLALNIASRHPQLSGLELENVTLITPNQSHRFIRTAVEQWITNHPRLYLQLLEGQQFDGEETERLRRQSALRTEVLPDLATTVIHEAKSSGISPAKLREWSEQTTDAYEILTVAAGLYEQYQNLMRSRDFIDYDDMILAALRVLENDSARRIEQNQVFAVFEDEAQDSSPLQTQLLEILASDKVEEQGENPFSPSLTPSLPHSLTPLFNLVRVGDPNQAINSTFTPADPIYFREFCQECDRSGRLATMDQAGRSAETIIAAANFVLEWVNGFYGAKNQKSPHQIVSTPFSLQKIRPVHQTSVNPAQVGRGLELHTPRDIYHTIELLAQRVVELFGADMTKNAAVLVRENRQGRWLAEALAPVCKEHDIILFDVGESDRRSHVPQEILALLQFCDRPHSPDYLKAALEVLVKRQLIPTQDLNVLASLPEEFIYPGPLAPPPAEPVQKASHLCRSLLRARLELPLYQIISFLALTLNYDQAELATADKLSERVNQQIAGNNSMGEMLSVLSEIVNSERFEPVETDDAEARYTRNGQLTIITMHKAKGLDWNYVFLPFLHENLIPGRFWVPPQSQFLGDFTLSEVARAQIRAALHGETEIPEVTPAWEQAKHLKTAEEYRLLYVAMTRAKQLLWMSAAQKAPFTWSKPENLQEQAPCPAFFALKRQFPENVVSSSS
- a CDS encoding S-layer family protein, which translates into the protein MRVVPFLFILATGLLNLGMMREAIAQVTSDGTTNTTVNQSGNNFNIINGIEKGNNLFHSFSNFSVPTGSSARFDLKNTPNITTIFSRVTGGNISHIDGLIQTLNSNNPVSLFLMNPNGIVFGQNAKLDISGSFVATTANRIKFADGTEFNATNPGATPLLTMSVPIGLQMGQTPGKITVENTGHRLGPSRFNPPVRSNNPVGLSVSFGNTLALIGSEISLDGGVLTAPSGHIELSSVNSGMVNLNTHLPMWSFDYTNVQQFGDIRFSHQALADGSGTPAGSIQFQGRNISLNDGSAALLNSQGNQDSGDIIVKASELLELKGVGTYGFFNTYLQTTAIGTGMGGDLVVSAPQVLLQDGARIISYYFGAAVGGNVSVDVTDLIRLQGKSSIDPGLNSSITAITGSFVRGRGGEVQIKTRRLQVFEGATLLTASIGTGNAGNSTINASELIEVTGESYLVPSSLLATTLNRGNVGQLTINAPKLVVQDGGSVSNTTLGLGDAGSLVVNVPNITVHGRGAISGTPSRIGARAEILSLAFQNIFNLPAFPTGNSGNLIINTSDLQITDGAIVGVDHQGIGNAGNLDINADQISLDRTGSIIATTKSGEGGSINLQNNILIMRHGSNLTATAGGTGNGGNIAINSPIVLGLENSDIVANAFQGQGGNININTQGIFGLKYRIQSTPENDITASSQFGVSGTVNINNFGVDPNSGLVQLSENVIDPSKLIATGCSANSGSSFVATGRGGVPQNPTQQVTSDVYDGLHLRSWSDIRDLSAFRQTRTATAQIPHSPKAIIQATSWHRNGQGKIELVASKSPAFVQQSLTCAGVTKS
- a CDS encoding S-layer family protein, whose amino-acid sequence is MKVVPFILIVISGLLTPELMLNAILLSSGCANAQVASDGTTNTIVNQSGNNFHILNGIEKGNNLFHSFSNFSVPTGGSASFDLTNTSNITTIFSRVTGGNLSHIDGLIQTLNSNNPVSLFLINPAGIIFGQNAALNISGSFVGTTASSIKFSDRTEFSATNPGTLPLLTMSVPIGLQIGNHPSPIQVQGTGHTLTLSNSRTPITRTPSLTQLQVQPGKTLALLGGTLNLDGANLTAEQGRIELGSLGEAGLVSLVPTTQGYTLEYNNGQTFGDIQLAQKSLLNVSGINAGSVQVQGKHIQLTDSSLVLAQNFGNLPGGNIHLQASVGIDLTGTLTGIRSETLGPGRSGNISVITPRFSLQQGAALNNNTYGTAISGNVQVDASVLEISGFSPINSTGSVINTSTFGSGNAGNVFVNGDSLLVSDGAGLSSISRGSGDSGQVVIRNMDTTVKGSNSAPMGTRISSTAFSLGNAKTITLDTARLYLLDGGAITTSSFAAGHGGDIKINATESIQIIGSNQVINNSGISNSSITSSVVSLSPTLQKRFNVFYGTPIGNAGTVSITTSNLTVKDGGAVSVTNDGSGNGGSINLAADSIELKNQAFIQAKTTSGNGGNINLAVGKLLHLRDNSQITATAGGNGNGGNLNINSPIIVGLENSDIVANAVQGRGGNIQITTQGTIGLQYRPKPTAENDITASSQFGVSGTVQINNISVDPNSGLIELPENLTDSSQQIATGCSNNNTSSFVATGRGGIPQNPTQDVRSDVYDGLRRSTWLDIRNISAYRKTHQLTAQTLGQSQILISATSWHRNAQGKIELIAEKSPTQVQSSLTCAAVTNS